CGAACCCGGTTTCCCGCTCTTTCCCCTACATCGTCGTGCTCGAAGACGCTGATCACACCGGCCCCGTAGCCAAGTGGTAAGGCGAAGGTCTGCAAAACCTTTATTCGGCGGTTCGAATCCGCCCGGGGCCTCTGTTGCGCTGACATCGCGGTCCCTGCAATGCGCCGCATGACGGCGGAGTGAACGGATCCCTGCGAAAAAGCCGACTCGTGTGAGTCGGCTTTTCGTCATCATGCACTCCCCGTCGATACGGCCTGTACCTGTTGTGCGCCGGAACCGCAGAGCGGCCTTACTTGGCCGATCCGGCGACCGGGGCGACCTGCGCCAGCACGAAGACCACGTCCGAGGGACTGAACGGCTTCTGCAGGAAGCACGTGAAGCTCCGCTCATCGGCCGGATCGATGTCGTGGCCGCTCATGCCGATGATCGGCACCAGTTGCGTGTCGGGGTGCGAGCGGAGCGACTGAAGGATGGTGGTGCCATCCAGCGCCGGCAGCTCGATGTCCAACACCACCGCGTCCGGCCGCAGCTCCCGCGCCATACGCAGGGCCTCGACACCATCGGCCGCCTCGATCGTTCGATATCCGTGATCGCGCAGCGAGTTCGAGATCAGCGAGCGGACCGACGACTCGTCGTCGACCACCAGCACCATCGGCTCCATGGACGCTCCTCATTCTGGGGTGTTCCAATTACGCGAGGCGATCGCGTCGCGGCAAGTGTGACGTGACGATCGGCGGGCGTATCGGGAGGCGCCGACGACCGTTCGCCGGCGCCATCCAGCGTCGGTTATCCCGCGCGACTGCGTCGCCAACTCTGGCGCGTCCGACTGTCGTTCGCCAGTGTAACGCATGATAATGCCCGCCTGGCTGCTCCTTCTATGGTCCGGCCTCGCGGCCGCCTGCGCCGCCGCCCTCATCGCACCCGTCATCGGCGGCGTGCCCGTTGCGTCGTGGTCCCTCGCCCCGCTGCCACGCTCGCGCACCCATGGCGCACTCTGGTCGTTCGCCGCCGGTCTTCTGGTTTATCCCGTGCTCTACGGCGTCGTGTTCGAACTGCTCCACCGCGCGGACCTTCGCACCGGTCTCCTGCTGGGGGCCGTTCACGGAGCCGTGATGTTCGTCCTCGTGCGCCGCCGCCGCGGCTCAGGGCGCGCGGGTCTCCGCACGGCCGCCGCTCACCTCGTCTACGGCGCTGTTCTCGCCTTCCTCTACGTCACGCCTTGACGCGCCGAACCGTCCCCGGGCATTCTCAGCCCATGGGAAAATCGCAGCGGCATACCGTCATACGTGAACTCATTCAGAGCCACCGCATCGGCAGCCAGGAGCAGCTCCGCGAGCTCCTCGAGACGCGTGGTTTCGACGTGGCCCAGGCCACACTGTCCCGCGACATCCGCGAGCTGCGGCTCATCAAGGTGCACGACCCCGAGGGCGGCACCCACTACACGCTGCCCCCAGAGGCATGGGACACCGCTCCCGCCCTCACCCGCCTCCTGCCGGCGCTCTATCTCGGCGCCGAGGGGACAGGCAATCTCCTCGTCGTGAAAACCATGGTCGGCGGGGCCCAGGCCGTCGCCGAAGCCATCGACTGGGAGGAATGGCCCGAGGTTCTCGGCACGCTCGCCGGCGATGACACCATCCTTCTCATCCTGCGCGACGCCCGACAGCTTCAGAACGTGATCAAGCGCCTGGAGGAACGCGCGGGCACACTCGACTGACCCACCGGGCGCGGCGCACGGATGCGGTATCGCCGTCGCATCGCCGGACGCGCCGTCGCATCGCCGGACGCGGCACCCCTTCTGCATTTTGCGCCGTAGGCACATTCCGGCGCCCAAACGCCGGCTGGTCTCTGCTCCTCGTACTCGGTCCGCCCCGCACCATCTCCTTCGACCCCTGACAGATTCGCTCCGACCGCGCCGCCAATGGCCACCCCATGTGCATGGGTCAATCGGCCGGATTGCAGAAGGGGTGCCGCGTCCGATTCCGGCCGACTGCCCGCTCCCCTTGCATCCGCACGTCAATGATGTATACTTATTCATAGAATGATGCATAACAACCCGTTTCGCGCCGCCATACTCGGCGCCACCGGTTACACCGGTCAGGAACTCGTCGCCCTGCTCGCGCGGCACCCGCGCCTCAGGGCGACCTTCGTATCCTCCGAGTCCGAGGCCGGCCAGCCTGCGGCGGGCAGCGGGCTGCGTTACAGGCGCGTGGAAGAAGTCCCGCTGGGCGAGGTCGACGTGGTGTTCAGCTGCCTGCCGCATGGTGAAGCGGAGGGCTGGGTGCTGAAGGCGCGCAGTGCGGGCGCGCGTGTGGTGGACCTCTCGGCCGACCTCCGCGATGGCCGGCACGGCGCCGTTTATGGGTTGCCCGAGCTCTGGCGGGAACAGGTCAGGGGGGCGGATCTGGTGGCGAACCCGGGCTGCTACCCGACGGGGATCCTGCTGGGGCTGGCGCCGCTGCTCGGAGCGGGTGTGTTGGACGGTTCGCGGCCGATAATGATCGATGCGGCGTCGGGTGTGACGGGAGCGGGGCGGGTGGCGAAGCGGGACCTGCTGTTCGGGGAAGTCGCCGAGGATTACCGGGCGTATGCGACGGGCAATACGCACCGTCACGTGCCGGAGATCGCGCGGGGTCTGAGCGCAGTTGCGGGTCGGGCCGTGGAGTTCGTGTTCACGCCACACCTGCTGCCGGTCCGTCGCGGGATCCTCGAGACGATGCACGTGCCCGTCGCAGCGGGTGTAAGCGCGGCCGATGTCGTTGCCGGCTGGAACGTCGCGTACGCGGCGGAGCCGTTCGTGGAGGTGTGGCCGGAAGGGCTGCCGACCCTGCGAACAGGTGTGCAGCGCAACGTCGTGGCGCTCGGCGCCAGCGACGTGATCGGAGTGGAGCAGCCGCTGGTTCTGGTAGTGGCGGCGTTCGACAATCTGGTCAAGGGAGCGGCAGGGCAGGCGCTCCAGAATGCGAACCTGATGCTTGGCGTATGCGAGCACGAGGGATTGAGCCGGTGAAACTGCAGGTGGTGAAGATCGGCGGCGCCGCCCTGGCGGACGCGACATGGCTTTCGGGGTTCGCGGCTGCGGTTGCGACGGCCCGCACCCCGCTCGTGATCGTACATGGCGGCGGTCCGGACATCACGGCGCTGTCGGACCGTCTCGGAATCGAGGTGCGGTGGCACGAAGGTCGTCGCGTTACGCCGCCGGAAGCGCTCGACGTGGCCGCGATGGTGCTGAGCGGCCGGGTGAACAAGCGCATCGTCGCGGCGCTGCTGGCGGCTGGCGTCGACGCGATTGGCCTGTCGGGAATCGATGGTGGTCTGCTGCGCGCCGACATCGTGGAGAACGGTCTGCTCGGGCGTGTCGGCCGTGTTGCCAGTGTCCGTACCGGCCTGATGACGGGGCTGCTCCAGCAGGGACATTCGATCGTGGTTTCCCCGATCTCGCTCGGCTCGGACGCCGAGCCGCTGAACGTGAACGCCGATGATGCGGCTGCTGCGATCGCGGCTGCGCTCGGTGCGACGGAGCTCG
The Longimicrobiales bacterium DNA segment above includes these coding regions:
- the argB gene encoding acetylglutamate kinase, with the translated sequence MKLQVVKIGGAALADATWLSGFAAAVATARTPLVIVHGGGPDITALSDRLGIEVRWHEGRRVTPPEALDVAAMVLSGRVNKRIVAALLAAGVDAIGLSGIDGGLLRADIVENGLLGRVGRVASVRTGLMTGLLQQGHSIVVSPISLGSDAEPLNVNADDAAAAIAAALGATELVFLTDVPGVRDASGVRRLLDAGEAVSLIRTGIAFGGMSVKLSAAMNALDCGVPAVRIGDAQVLFDMSAGTVLRPVSLGVA
- the argC gene encoding N-acetyl-gamma-glutamyl-phosphate reductase translates to MMHNNPFRAAILGATGYTGQELVALLARHPRLRATFVSSESEAGQPAAGSGLRYRRVEEVPLGEVDVVFSCLPHGEAEGWVLKARSAGARVVDLSADLRDGRHGAVYGLPELWREQVRGADLVANPGCYPTGILLGLAPLLGAGVLDGSRPIMIDAASGVTGAGRVAKRDLLFGEVAEDYRAYATGNTHRHVPEIARGLSAVAGRAVEFVFTPHLLPVRRGILETMHVPVAAGVSAADVVAGWNVAYAAEPFVEVWPEGLPTLRTGVQRNVVALGASDVIGVEQPLVLVVAAFDNLVKGAAGQALQNANLMLGVCEHEGLSR
- the argR gene encoding arginine repressor — its product is MGKSQRHTVIRELIQSHRIGSQEQLRELLETRGFDVAQATLSRDIRELRLIKVHDPEGGTHYTLPPEAWDTAPALTRLLPALYLGAEGTGNLLVVKTMVGGAQAVAEAIDWEEWPEVLGTLAGDDTILLILRDARQLQNVIKRLEERAGTLD
- a CDS encoding response regulator is translated as MEPMVLVVDDESSVRSLISNSLRDHGYRTIEAADGVEALRMARELRPDAVVLDIELPALDGTTILQSLRSHPDTQLVPIIGMSGHDIDPADERSFTCFLQKPFSPSDVVFVLAQVAPVAGSAK